Part of the Leucobacter insecticola genome is shown below.
CGTGACGCCATCACGGAGAAACTGCTCCGCGGTTATGGTGAGGCGGCAACAGCCATCATGACACCCGAGTCACTCTCGAACGCGTTTGGCGGCGAAGAGGCGCGCAAGGAACTGGCCGATCTGCCCCAGAACAAGTACGACCTCGACGCAGCGAAGGATCTCATTGCCGGGACCCCTGCCGATGGCCTGAAAACCGAACTCACCTACCCGAACACTGGCCCTCAGATCGGCATCGCCGCGCAGGCGATCGCCGAAAGTCTGAAAAAGATTGGCATAGAGGTCAAGGTGCGCGAGGTGCCGATCGAAGAGTGGCTCGCAACAATCGGTGACGGCGAGCATGGCCTGAGCTTCATGTGGTATTTCTCGACTACGGGTGACCCATCAGAGGTGAACGGCTATCTCTTGGGACCAGACAACCCGAACGCCTTCGTGAGCGACAAGGCTGCGGCGCTGATTACCGAGGCGAACGCGCTCACCGATCCGAAGGAGCGTGCAGAAAAGCTTCTCGAGCTTGAGAAGCTGAACGCAGAAGAGGTTGTCAATGCACCGATCTGGTGGGGCAAGTCACTGACTGCGATCTCCAACACGATCGGCATTACCGACTACAGCCCGTACACCTTTACCGGGGTGTGGGGCGCCCAGCTCTTCGCGGCTGAGGTTAAGTAGTTATCCAGCCCGGGGTGGGGCTTCACGGCCTCACCCCGGGCCATCTCTCCAGAGGAAGGTGTATCCCGTGGCCAGCCGATCCGTCGCGCGAAACAAACTCGCGCGTACTCTGACGCTACGCATCGCGAGCGTCTTGCTCATCCTGCTGGTGCTCTCGTTCATCACTTTCACCCTGCTCTATCTGGCGCCTGGAGATCTCGTAAAGAATCTCCTCGGCAACCGCCCAAGCACCCCCGAGGCGATCGCAGCGGTGCGCGCGCAATACCACCTTGATGACCCCTTCCTGGTGCGCTATGTTGACTGGCTACTCTCAGCCCTTCGCGGTGACTTCGGTGTCTCAATTCGACTCCAGCAACCGGTAACGATGGTGATCGCGAGCCGCATCGGCGTCACCACCGGACTCATCGGCCTCTCCTTCTTGGTCGCCGTGGTTTCCGCGATCCCACTTGGGATCCTCAGTGCCGCGCGCAATGGCACCCGCATCGACCGTGCATCAAACGCCGTGTCCCTGTTCGGGCTATCGGCGCCGAGCTTCGCACTCGCGATCCTCGCGATCTCTGTGTTCGCCTTATGGATCCCGATCTTCCCGGCCTATGGCGCCGGCAATGGCGGCATCGACCGGCTCTGGCACCTGGTGTTGCCAGCCGCCGTGCTCGCCGCAGGTATCGGAGCCATTTTGATGCGTATGACCCGCGCCGCAGTGCTGCGCGAACTCGAAAGCGACGCGATCACCTTCGCCCGATCGCGGGGCGTCACGGAGGGCACCATTCAGCGCATTGCCCTGCGTGGCGCACTGATCCCGATCGTCACGAGCGCGGGCCTCATCCTGACGTTTATTATCGGCGGCACCATCATTGTGGAAACGGTGTTCGCACTGCCGGGGATCGGCCAGCTACTCCAGGAGGCGGTCCTCTTTAAGGATCTCCCCGTCGTCCAAGCGATTACCCTGCTCATCGCTGCGGCAATCGCGATCATCACCATCATCGTGGACGTCAGCTATCTGCTGCTTGATCCTCGGGTGCGAGCACGGGAGCTGAACGCATGAGCACGCCCACCACCCAGATCTCAATGCACAGCCGCGTGCGAATGTCGCCGAAGGCGCCGCGCAACTGGAGCGTCGTGGTCTCCGCCATTTTCCTCGCCCTGGTCGCAATCGTCGCCGCGATTTCGCCTTTCCTGCGCGATGCCGCTACCGCGCAAAGTATTCTCGATTCGCTCTTACCCCCGGGGTCCCCGGGCACCTCCTCGGCACCGACGAACTCGGTCGCGACGTGCTCCTGCTGACACTGGCCGGCACAGGATCCGCGATTGCGGGTCCTATTGTGATCGCGGCCGGGTCGATGGTGCTAGCAATCTTCGTTGGCACGCTCGCCGGTTATCTACGGGGTTCGATTGACTGGGCCGTCGGCCGGGTCGTCGACATCCTACTTTCGCTGCCCGTCATGCTCGTCGCCATCGTAGTTGCCGGCATTTTCGGCGCGGGCTACTGGGTGACGGTACTGATGCTCATCCTGCTTTTCGCACCATCAGACATCCGCATCATTCGCGCGGGCGTTACGGAACAGGCGCCGCGCCCTTATGTGGAGGCCGCGCAGATGCTCTCGCTGTCACCGGCACGTATCATGTACCGCCACATCGTGCCCAACGTCTGGCCGCTCATCATGACCAACTTTATGC
Proteins encoded:
- a CDS encoding ABC transporter permease; translation: MLLLTLAGTGSAIAGPIVIAAGSMVLAIFVGTLAGYLRGSIDWAVGRVVDILLSLPVMLVAIVVAGIFGAGYWVTVLMLILLFAPSDIRIIRAGVTEQAPRPYVEAAQMLSLSPARIMYRHIVPNVWPLIMTNFMLNLAIALVTLSSLSFLGIGVAPGTPDWGRQVTDGRGLMGIIPP
- a CDS encoding ABC transporter permease, with product MASRSVARNKLARTLTLRIASVLLILLVLSFITFTLLYLAPGDLVKNLLGNRPSTPEAIAAVRAQYHLDDPFLVRYVDWLLSALRGDFGVSIRLQQPVTMVIASRIGVTTGLIGLSFLVAVVSAIPLGILSAARNGTRIDRASNAVSLFGLSAPSFALAILAISVFALWIPIFPAYGAGNGGIDRLWHLVLPAAVLAAGIGAILMRMTRAAVLRELESDAITFARSRGVTEGTIQRIALRGALIPIVTSAGLILTFIIGGTIIVETVFALPGIGQLLQEAVLFKDLPVVQAITLLIAAAIAIITIIVDVSYLLLDPRVRARELNA